Genomic window (Candidatus Methanoperedens sp.):
AGCGAATAGTTTTCGATAACTGGATCAATTATTTTGACATTATAATTCTCTTGCAAAACCGCTGCGATACTTGCCAAACCCACTCTCGGAAATGTAGAACTACTTTGAATCTTATCGGATATTGTGTCTCTCAGAGGATTCATAAAAATAATATTCATTTTAGCCTCCTTTCTTGACATCTTCTACCCATCCCAAAAGCCGCTTAATTCCCTCCCTATGCCCCACCTCTGGCGCCCATTTCAGCACTTCTCTAGCCTTCGAAATATCCGAAACGTAAACCTTCTGATCACTGGGGCGCCAGTCCGCAAAATTTATTTTCGAGCGATGGCCGGTCAATTCCTCTAGAAGATCCAGAAGCTCCAGTAACGATATAGTATTCTCTTGTCCACCACCAATATTCAAAACTGCGCTGCTGTTTAGATTCAAGAAGGCATCATATGCTTTTACTAGATCTTCCACGTAAAGCACATCCCTCACCTGCTTTCCATCTCCATAAATCGTGATAGGTTTCCGAAATATTGTTGAAATTGCGAACCACGCAACCCAGCCTTGATCTTCGACGCCAAACTGCCTTGTGCCATAAATACAGCTCATTCTGAAGACGCCTGAATTAAGCCCATAAAGATGCCCATAATCTTGACAGTAAATATCACCAGTTAACTTTGAGCAACCATATGGTGTATGTTCACACCGATCTATCGCAAAAGACTCTGAAATCCCATTCTTAAATTTATCCTCAAATACATACCGTTTTTCTTTTTCCATTACTTTAATCGCATTTACATTGTCGCCATATACCTTGTTCGTAGAACAATATACAACTGCCTCAACATCAGAAGTCCTTGCAGCCTCCATTACATTAAATGTGCCTAGAGCATTTACCTCAAAATCCGTTTTCGGATCAACTACCGATGTAGTAACTGCAGTCTGCGCAGCAGTATGTATGATCGCATCCGCACTCTTTGCAGCTTCTTTTAGTTCTTCTAAGTCTCTAATGTCTCCTTTGATTAATTTCACATTTTTAATATTCTTTAAGTAATTCCAGTTATATGCGGTATCGATAGAATCCTTTCTAAGAAGTTCTCCCCTAGAAAGGTTATCATAGCACACAACCTCATTTCCTTTTCTTGCAAAATATTCTGCAGCATGGCTGCCAACAAAACCTGCTCCACCTGTTATTAGTATTTTCATCGTATCACATTTATTTAATTTTTATTCATATATTATTAATTAATTGCCCACAATTTAAACGTCATTTAAATTTCGCATGAAAATTTCGTTATAATCAAATTGTTTTATGTATTTGGTTGCATTTATAGAATATTCTTTTAGAATGTCTTCATTTTCTATCAATTCTATTATTGCGCTTTTTATACTTTCCACATTATTTCTAATTATTTTCCCACAATGGCATCGCTCAATTTCATGGGCATTATAAGGTATGTCAGTTAATAGAACAGGCAATCCCATCGCAAAATATGTCTTTAACTTCGTGGGATCGGCATAGTATGTAAAGGAGGCTTTTCCATTATCATACATAGCAACAGCGATATGTGATTTTCCTAATATTTTATTTAATTCTTTGGAATCGTATATCGGTCCCCTGAATTCAACATATTTATCAATCTCCAAATGATATGCCAATTTTTTTAATTCCGTCTCATATTCGCCATTTCCAATTATAATAAAATTAAAGTCTCTAATTTTGTTGGTTATTTCAGGTATAGCCTTTAAAACTAGTTGAACTCCTTGTTTTTCCAGTAAATGCCCGACAAAAATCAATGTTTTTCTTCCATACTTTTTATTTATTTGTGGCAGATCTTCTAGCCAAACTCCTATCGGAACAACTTTCTGTTTATTATATTTTTCAGTTGGCATATTGTTGTATTTTCCCCTACCTTCAGCCATTCTTGGGGATAGATTCCATGTCTGATCACAATATCTTACACATATTTTGTCTATAGAATGATATATTTTATTCAAAAATTTATTATTAAATCTGATAGGTGCATAGTCTATGGTGTAAAAAACAACTTTTTCACATTTACCAGCCCATTTAAGTGACAACGCACTCAAAGCATTAAAGCCTCCACATCCTACAATTAGATCGAATTTGTTTTTATTGAAAAAAATTCCAAAAAAAGAATAGAAGAAATCTTTAATGTATATGATAGTGTCTGGAAATAATTTGTAATCTAAGCATTCGATAATATTCTCTTTGTTCTTATTAAATTCAGTGAAAGTTGTCTTTCTATCCGGCAAAGAAGAAAAACTATGTTGTACCAGTAACACGTACCGAGTATTGTTTTTCTTCAAAAATCTGTAAAGATCTTGACCAGCGCCGGTGAAGAGATGATGGGTTATAATAGCATACTTTTTATCAAATAACATTCTTTACCTCTGTACCCATCCACTCCTATTCTCTTCTTCTACATGTATAGTATTCTTTATCAGGCCCCATGCGTACACGCCCATGGTTATCCAGCACGCCAGAATATGAAACCACCACGCTCTGTCCTGCTTCTGCCAGTAACCTCTCGAAACTTGAGAAACCAGCGGAAGAATAGTTATCGTATAAATAATGAATTTCAACAGTTTCAGTTTGCCAAGACTTCCCCATGGATACTTCCTAAGCTTCAGCTTTTTATAATATGCGTAGTCCTTAATCCTTCGCCTTTGCTTCTTAATGAAAGTAAAAACATCCCCTGAAAAAAGATGCACAATCCCCACCTTGACTTTCGCAAACTTATTCTTTTTCTGCGTGATCAGTTCATAAACAATATCGATATCAAACAGGTAATCACCCCTGGAACAATCCATTAGCGCCTCCCGCCTCACAAGGAACCCGTTCGCGCCTATGGTTGGCAGCTTCTTATCATCAAGTTCGATCTTAATATAATTCCCCTTATCTTCCTGGATCACTGGCATCTCAGTCCATTTATTGGTTACCATGCACATCCTGTCATAATTTCCCAGGAATAAGCACAGCGGGTCGTTCATCCCGAGCATGGCGCAGTATCGCGTAATATACCCATCCTCCTTTCGATACGTGTAATAAAGCGGCTCAGTCCCTGCGATCTCCCTGTCCTGGAACGGTTCAGTCATACGGGAAAGCCAGTCCCTTGAAGGAAGGATATTGTCCGAATCTATGAGAGCGATGATCTCATTTTTGGTATGTTTCACACCCGCGGCTTTGCCAGCTTCACCTGTTTTAAGAGGATTTGTATAGATCTTATCAGTGTATTTTTGAGCTATTTCAAGTGTGCTGTCAGTAGAGCCGCCGTCTGCAATGATGATCTCAGTTTCACCTGCATATACTTGAATCATAATGCTGTCAAGGCATAGAGAAATGGTCCTTGCTGAGTTATATGTCGGAATAACGATGCTTATAGAGGGTGATTTTTGCATATCTTTATTTTTCTCTTTTATTACATTCTTAATAGATAATAATGGTGCATGGGTTTCTAGCTGAAGAATAACGGTCCGCATAAAACACAATTTCTGTTCCATATTGTGTAGCAAATATTATAAGCTCCGCTACCTCTGCACGGCCTTTTATCATAGCACTAGCTCAATACAACCTAGCTGAGTAACGGTTTGATCGTGTTTTCCTGAAGATTGCAATATCTCTTAAGCGACGCCAGGAACATTTTTTCCTGTGCAAATCCTGTTGACCAGTAGGGGTCCTCAAAACCCTCTTTGCTGCTTAATTCATTGATTATGAGCCTTACCTGGGCATCCGAGATGCGAAAACTCCTGCGAATTTTTGAGAGTATGTTTATATAATGCCCGATTTTCATCGGCATGTCGTCTGATATGTTTTTGACTGCTCCGCAATGTATGCAGTATGGATGCGATTTAAGGCCGTATACCTCCTCCCTTGAAATGTGAGGCAGCCAGACTTTCTCTTTGCTTCCACAGCTTTTATGTTCGCATTTCATTTTTGAATCCTCTTTTATGGTACCAGATTAAGAATCACACTTTTCCTTATTCGAGAAATCAGTCAGATGTCCTGTGACTGCACTCACGCCCCTTTTTATAAATTTCAGGTCATCTATATTCCTGATGGACAGCAATCTTCGCAGGATGTAACCAGGTGTGATAAATACCTTGTATAGTTCCTGTGTTAACTCTTTAATCTCCTGTTCGGTTATCGGACACTTCATAACTGCCTCACGCATATCGAATCTATCCCAGTCTTCGGTTACAAGCCAGCCATTTTCCTTGCATTCCCTGTAAAGAGGAGTTCCTGGATAGGGGATAACGATGGTTGCCTGAAGCGTATCGGCCCATCCTTTTTTGAAAATCTCCTGGGCAAGTTTAACAGTCTGCAGAGCATCTGTTTTCGTCTCCCATGGATACCCGAGCATCACTGTTAAATGCGGGTCAAGCCCTGCCTTTTTAGCCATCATGCATGCATTTGGAATATCTTCCACTTTTGTACCTTTATTAATTCTGTCAAGCGTACCCTGGTTCGCAGACTCAACACCGTAGAGTATGAACCTGAATCCAGCATTTGCCATCAGGTCATATTCTTCCTGCATGAGGGCATTCACGCGCATGTTACAGTGGATATTTATTTTTTTATTATATCCTCTCTCTATCATGCCAGTGCAGAAATCATGAAGCCAATTACCCACTGGAAAAGTACCTGTATCATCCATTATCTCCTTCACTTTATATTTCTCAATAAGCATACCTATTTCATCAAGCAGTTTTTCCGGAGTTCTTGCCCTGAAGGATGGATAAGTAGTAGTCCATGAGCAGAAAGTGCATTTTGCATGCCAGCAGTCTCTTCCGACCATGGTATAGGTGCCTGGTGTCCTTTTATAATTGCCATTTTTTTCGCTGTAGAGCTTCCATTTTGTCAGATCACGGTCAATGAAGGGCAGTTCATTCAGATCATGGTCAAGCTTGAATAATCCTGAATTCTTTATGGTTCCATCTTTCCTGTACCATATCCCTGGTTCTAACTTCACACCTTTTGCTAGATGATCTGCAAGATTTAGCAGGAGGAAATCATAATCCCCCCCTGTGAGTATGAAATCGGCCTCACAGTTCTCCATAGATTCTTGCGGGAGCGCAGTCGCATGATCTCCTGCGAGAACAATCCTTGTATCAGGACTCTTGCGCTTTATATCATCGATAATATTCCAATGTCTTTTGACCACTGGAGTTTTTGTCTCTATGGCGATTACATCCGGTTCTTGCATTAGAATATCATTGCGCCACTTCTCATAAGTCTTATTTTCCGCGATCCCGTCGTCCCAGATGACCTGATAGCCGCTTCCTTTCAATAGAGTAGCAGCATAAGCAGGAACCATGGGGTAGATATAAGTAGGATTATTAAACCATTGGAACTGCCTGTTTTGGGCCAGCAATGGGGTACCCTTTGGGCTTTCAATCGGAGGATATGATATTGAAATTTTCATCATTATCTCTCCAGTTCCCCAACTGTCAGGCCGCGAATAAAATATACACCATATGCAATGTGTGTTGCAATTGTTCCTGTAAATACCAGAGGTAAATATCGCAGATCTTTTCCATAAGCAGTTGCCATTAAAGAAACTGCAAACGTTGCAAACAGGTATAAAAACAGTATAGAAATATAGGCAAGAAAAATGGAATTATTCATTAACGGGAAAGCAATGCCAAATATTAAGAAAAGGACAAACATTGAAGGGATGAAATAGTTCACACGGAGGGACGTTTCAGGGAATTTTTTCGCAAAAAAGCCTCGATGGAGGCCGAACCTGGATACCTGCGCCAGATGCTTCGCAAATAATGGTCTTCGATGATGGAAGACGATTACCTCAGGGGATTCGATCATCTTTTTCCCGAGCTTCTTTATTCCAAGACATATCAACGTATCCTCCCCAGGCCAGTATTTCTCATCCCATCCGGCAATCTCTTCGAGAACTGATCTCCTGGCAATGAAATTACATGAATGAATATCGTCGGATTCGCGGGATTTCCCGGTATTGTACCTGTCAGCAAGGCCACCTACCATGAAAGAAGAAAGAACATATCCCCCTGCCTTCTGTAGAATAGTATCCCTCGGTGGCGTCACTCCCGGGCCTCCCACCGCTGCGATATCGGGGCAAGCGAAATATTTAACTGCATTAATGAGCCAGTCCTTTCTCGGATACGCATCGGAATCGATAAAAGCCAGAAATTCGCCAGTTGAGTTTTTGAGTCCGATATTTCTCTTTCGGCCAGGGGAAACTCCACCCGTTGAAATTATTTTTACATCGTCAATTGAATTCGAACCGTTGTCTGGTAAGACGATTATTTCAAAGTTTTCATAATCGAGCTCCATACATTCGTGGATACACTCTAAGGTGAGGGCATCTACATCGTTACAAGGGATTATTATGGAAATTTCAATATTCATTCAATTCTCCATTCTGACGAAGCACTCCAAATTTACCCACTGTTCAGCATTCTCATGGGTGAATATCTCTGCTCCGCCCGCTGCAGGATTCTTGATGTCACGCCAGTTGTAAAAAAGTATTCTCATATTCATTTCTCGAATTTTCTTGCAAGGGATTCGTAAGGTAAGGTTAAAATAACTATTACAAAACTCAAAGCGAATAGGGCAATCAAACTTCTTGATTCAATTCCTGGTAATAAGAAGGGATCAATAAACTGTTTGTAAAGGTATATCCCGGATATTGAAACCATGAGCATGATAGTTGAGTCTCGAATAATCCTTGAATAGTACTGCAAGAAACCGAATCGGCCTGCTACTGCAACTGTATCGAGAAAGATGTTGGTGATAACCTTAATATTTATCCTTCCCCACCCCTTTCTTGTGAATTTCAAAATTATGGGCGCTTCCACGATCTTATAACCGAAACGCCTGGCATACGCCAATAACTCCACATCAAAGGCGTACCTCTTCACGCGCATCAGCGGAAAGACCTTTTGCAGGACTTCCCTCCTCATTAATTTGAAGCCAGCCTGAGTATCCCGGATTTCCAATTGCAGAAGCAATCGGAGTATGATATTGTACATCTTACTTAAGAATTTTCTAATAAGTGGATAGTATTCTATGGTGGAGAGGGGATGTCTCTTACTTCCCACAACGATATCTGCATGGTATTTTTTCATGTACTCTAATAGAATGCTTATCTGCTTTGGATCAAGTTCCATGTCTGCATCAAGAAAAGTGACGAGGTCTCTTGTTGCAAATTTCAATCCGTATCTTATGGCATTTCCTTTGCCCATGTTGTGCTTAACTTGCACGACATTGACATTGTCAAATCTTTTTGAAGTGGCTTCCTCATAAGTATTGTCAGTGGATCCATCATCTACAACTATTATTTCATGATCCACTCCGAGCTCTGTGAAGAGATCTTTCACATGCATTATTGTTTTAAGAATGTGTCCTTCTTCGTTGTAAGCCGGAATAATTACCGACAGCTTATCATTTTTCATATTTGACTTTCCACTTTTCATGAACTATACCGTTGCCGATATAAACTGGAATAATCATTCATTAACCTGCCGTCTATTGATTTGCGAACAACAAGATAACGATAATATGTAATAATTCCAATTGTATTCTCTCTTTTTCCCGTTTCTGACCACCGATCTCTCATGCCAACGCTATTTACAAATAGTAAGATATTTATAGTTTATGCATCATTGCAGTATTGAAGGATTAACCAGTGGTGGATATCCTATTGAGAATGAGATAAATCACCAAGTGGCGAAGAGAATCTCTGCCTATTATAATAAGAATAAGGAGGAAATACTAATGGTGGATGGAAAAAAAAGAAAAGGATCTTTGATAGCAAGTACAGTTATCACAATGATCATTGTAACGATGTTGATTTTTTCGGGACCGATCGCGCAGGCGTTACTGGTCACGTTGAATGCCGATAAGACCTCGGTACAGATCGGAGAGGCGGCGGAGAACAAGATCACGTTCACAACATGGGTGAATTTATCGAGACCAGATAATACAGTCCCGATACAGCGCGTTTTCCTGAATTTATCTGGCAATTCCCCAAGATCTTTTTCATTCGATCTGAATGGAAATGACATCCGTGGTACTGCTTTCCCAAGCGAAATAACCATAGCTTCTCCAGGAGGGGACCCCTGGGGGGGAGGTAATTTTGGAACAGGGTATGGATATGATTTTAATACCGGGGTGGGATATAATTTCGGCTATGGATATGGATACGGTGACGGGACAAATCCGCTGAATAGATCATTCATTATTACCCTTAATACATCAATGATGTTTGACGGAAGTTATACATCAAAGACCAATGTATATGCTGCGGGCAGCAGCTTGGCGCAAGGATTTACATCGACACCATTCAGTTTCACCCTCACACCGAGGATGATAAATACGACCGTTGGGTCATTCCCGGCAAATACAACACAGGACTCAGGAATTATCCCTTCCCCGATCGGGAATATCCAGTACATAGTGACAAGCAATAGTACGACGATCCCTGTGATGATCAACGTGACCGTGTCGGTTCAAGCCCCATCGGGGTCAACAGACATCACTTCGTTCACTTCCGGTGCTATTCCTAACATTTACTTCAATATCTCGGTGAGCAACCCTGCCTGGTTCGCGAACATTTCCAATATCCAGTTCAGGGGATATTATAATGCGTCAAATATCCCATCAACTGTGGCGGAGAGCACGCTTCGGCCATACAGGTTCGCAACAAATTGGCAGAGGCTGGATTGCGGTGCGGGCGAAATATGCGCTCCAACAATCGGGCTCACTGACGGTGCGATCCTCTATGCAGCCGGTGTGAATACAACAGGTGATTACGTCTGGGCGAACCTCAGCAGATTGTCAACCTTCGGTATCGCAGGTACAGTATCAGTATCAGCACCATCAGGCGGCAGCAGTGGCGGAACCGGAGGCGGGGGCGGTGTAGTTTCAGGCGAGCCTTTTGCCAACATAGTAAAGTCAGAAACACATGACATGGATCTGGTTTCCAACGCTCCGGTTAAATACACATTCACAACCCCCGAGATCGGTATATATCAGGTAGTTGTCACGAATAAGGAGAGTGAAAACGGTATTTCCCTGAGAGCAGAAATTCTCAAAGGCACATCGAAACTTGTGGCAGCCAACCCGCCAGGAACCGTATATAAGAATGTTAACCTGTGGATCGGTACACAGCGTGTAAATAGTGTTCTCATCAGGTTCAAGGTCGACAACACATGGCTTACCAATAACAATGTGGCAGCCGGTGATGTCAAGCTGCTCAAGTGGGATGGAAGCCAGTGGACACAGCTTGATACTGCACAGACGACCGCGGATAGCGCGAGTACCTCCTACGAGGCAAAGTCCAGCACCTTGTCGATATTCGCGATAAGCAGTACAAAGGGAGTCGCAGTGCCAGGCGGAACTGCAGCAGGTGCAACGCCAACAGCAGCAACACCAGGTGCGACAACGCCAGCAGCTTCTCCTACCGCGACTGCCACGAAGGCACCAGGATTTGAAATGGTAACCAGCCTGGCCGCATTAACAGTGCTGATTACCGTCTTCCTGAGAGATAGAAAGAGAAGATGAGCAATCATCTTCTTTCTTTTTTTATTTTAATCATTAAATTATTCAGTTATCCTTAAGTTATTTGGAGGCATTTATATGACCTAAATGCAACTTGAAATAACTCAATTGTTCTCGATAATAGGTGAAGCTGTCGTATATTTCGTAATTTTTCTGTTAGCGATTGCAGTGCTGGGTTCGCTGCTTATTTTCTATTCCTTCAAGACAGAGAAGTTCATTTTCCCGGGTTTCATGCTTTTCTCTATCACCATACTTGAAACCCTTGTCAAAGCCCTGTTCCGCCTCGTAGGTGCGGATGATTCCATCGTGGATGATGTAGGCATCGCCCTCAAGAACAAGATATCCCTTAAGAAATTCAGGAATACTCCGATCAACAGGAGGATGATATTCCTGCCCCAGTGCCTGAGAGCCATAGACTGCCCCTCAAAATTGAGCCCCGAAGGAATGAAATGCATTGACTGCGGGAACTGCGAGGTCGGGAAAGCAAAGAAATGCGCCGAGGACCTGGGTTACAGGGTGTTCATCGTTCCGGGTTCAAGCTTCATAAAAAGGCTTGTGCGGAAACACAAACCATTCGCAGTACTTGGCGTGGGATGCATGACCGAAGTCAAAGCCGGGATTGAGATGTGCGAAAAAATGAAACTCTTTGGGGTAGGTCTCGTTCTTGATAAAGCCGGGTGCGTTTCCACAGTGCTTGACTGGGATAGATTCTATGAGTTCATAGAATTTGATGACACGGCAATTTCTTCCTAAATTATCCCTGCAAATCCATGAATCCATAAACAAACTGAAAAAGGATTTTTAGCATATCTGCGTGTTATCTGCGATTCTTATCCAATAGTTCCTGAGGGTAATTTCGGACATCCGCGGCGCCAGATTTTAATAATTATAACGTCATAATAACTGCTATTCAAATCCGAACTTTTATTAACAGGCATCTTGATGTTTAGCACATGGACCAAAAAGGGCTCCCGCAGAAAGAAGTGCTTTCCTTCCTGGATTCGGCAAGGCAAAAGGACACTTCATATGACAGGGTTCTGAGCTCTATGTGCACACGACCTCATCAAATAGCTGTAGAAGCCCATATGCGATTCATAGAATCAAATCTTGGCGACTTTGGCTTATTCCCAGGAACAAAAGAGCTTGAAGAAAAAGTGATCAGCATCATGGGAAGCCTGCTTGGCGATCCTAATGCTTGCGGTTATATAACAACAGGCGGTACCGAATCCAACATTCAGGCGCTAAGAGCGATCAGGAACCTCGCGAAAAAAAGCCATCCGAATGTGGTTATTCCTTCTTCAGCCCATTTCTCATTCGACAAAATAGCTGACCTTCTTGGTATTGAGTTAAGAAAAGCCGGATTGGATGGGGAATTCAAGGTCGATGTCAATCGTGCGGAGAGCCTCATCGATGAGAAAACAATAGCGCTCGTTGGTATTGCAGGTTCGACCGAGTTCGGGCAAATCGACCCGGTTGATGAACTTTCAGACCTCGCTTTATCTCATGATATTTTCCTTCATGTGGATGCCGCATTCGGTGGATTTGTAATACCTTTTCTTGATAAAAAATACGATTTCGATTTTTCAGTGGGGGGTGTGACCTCGATGACCGCCGACCCACACAAGATGGGTATGTCAACAATACCAGCAGGAGGCCTTCTCTTCAAAGAAGATGCGTGCCTTCTGCCTCTTGAAATAGATACACCTTACCTCACCATAAGGGCGCAACACTCACTCACTGGAACGAGAAGCGGTGCAGCAGTGGCGGCAGCTTATGCTGTGATGACGTACCTTGGCAGGGAGGGTTATAGCAAGATCGTGGGGAGATGCATGAAAATGACCCGGAGGCTCGTCGAAGGAGTTGAAGAATTTGGGATCAAGCCTCTCATCGATCCTGTAATGAATATAGTAGCTCTGGATGTGCCTAATCTGGAAGAGGTCAGAAAAGATATGAGGGCAAAAGGCTGGTATACTTCGATAACAAGATCTCCGAAAGCAATGAGGTTGATAATGATGCCCCACCTGCGCGAAGACACCCTTGAAATGTTCATTACAGATCTTGGGGCATGTGTTAATAAGGTCACATAGCCCTCATAATTAAAATTGTACTGCTTTTGGGCTTGAGTTTTTTATAACCCGCTTCAAAGTCTTTTTTGCACCGAAAAGTCTTATCATTATAATAACTATTATTATTATTTTTTAATTGCGATAAATTTATTTAGCTTAAGGTTTTAATAGATTAATAGTGGTGTGACGAATGTCCAACAGGATCATAGATGACGGCCAGAGCGAAAACCAATCAAATTATCTGAAATATGTCCTTTTATTCGGGATTGTATTCACTGCCCTTCAGGTATCTGACCTGACCCTGACCCAGCACAGCCTTAAAAATCCAAATATAAGAGAGCTAAATCCCCTGTATGACCAGGACTGGTTCGTTCCTTTCAAACTAACCATGGTTTTCCTAATAATGGGTACGATGTACAGACAGCCGGGCAGGAACCAGGGAATAGCTAAGAAAGCAATGTCAGGAATTATTATTATGTACCTGTTTATTAACCTGAACAACCTGTATTTCGTACTATCAGTGTAGTTCAGCTTTTACAGCTTCGGTTATCGAAGGCAACACGTTGCAAGCTTTTGCTCACATGAGAATCCTGTGGGAGCATGTATGATGTCAAACGAAGAGACGTGCAATATTATAACACAGCTATGGCGGGTTTATTGAAATAACTTTATTGTAGTTAATACAATAGTCTCCTGACAGACCTCGCATTAGTTTACAAGGAAAATCCTGGCACTAGATATAGTATTTGTTTTTCTTTTCTTCAGTGCATTCAAATATCAGACATCTTCTTCAGCCCTGAGTAGTTTACTATTGTTACGCTACCAGGTTCTCAAGTACACAATCATTCTTTTTCTCCTTTTTCATACCCCGAGCCCCGATGGATTATCTCTCTGGCTTTATCATAAGACTTTCTTGCTTCCTCGTATTCCCCTAATTTATAAAGATCAAAACCTTTGTTATACCAGGCACTGGCATATTCAGGAGTTATCTCTATAGCTCTATCATAAGCCTTCATTGCCTCTTCGTATTTCCCACTGCTTTGAAGGGATTGGCCTTTGTTATACCAATCATCGGCAGATTCAGGAGTTATCTCTATAGTTTTTTCATAAACCTTTATCGCCTTTTTGTATTTCCTACTACCATGAAGGGCAAGAACGATGACTATCAAGGCAATTAGAATATATCCCCATGGAGGGAATTTTGATCCAATTGTGTTTTTAGGAATTGGTACAGTGATTCTCTCTGCAGATCTAATCTGTATTTGAAGTTCCTGACTTTTCGTGCTGATCTTTCTACCTTGGGTGTCGAATTCATAGTAATCAGCAGTCGCAGATGGGAGTTTGAAGGGCAGTGTTGAACCTATTTTAACAGCATAGTTTAAACTCACTTTCTCGTTTGCCTCCAAAGGTCTTTCAAGAGTTGTATTCCCGCTGACCAGGGTCACATTATCTGGCAGCAGGTCATTGATAATCACTTTTGTGGGTGTACTTCCAGTGTTTTCAGCGATTACTGTTACGATCACAGTATCTCCGGGCCTGACAACAGAAACATCTGTCTGCTTCGTCAGTACAACCTTTGGCCCAAGCACCACAATCTTTGGCTGGTTTGATCCTATGTTGTATGATCTATTGTTTATATTGAACTCGGCAGTTGCCACCGGGAATACGATGCCCACGTTGTTTGGCTCCAGAGGTCTGACATCATAGTGGTATTTCCATTCCCCATTGGCAGGAATATCAACCACCCAGTGCAGCGATTGGTTGCCGAGGAGCTTAAAACCGTCCGGGAGAGAATCCGTAATACTCACATTTTTAAGATCGTACGTT
Coding sequences:
- a CDS encoding PGF-pre-PGF domain-containing protein — encoded protein: MVDGKKRKGSLIASTVITMIIVTMLIFSGPIAQALLVTLNADKTSVQIGEAAENKITFTTWVNLSRPDNTVPIQRVFLNLSGNSPRSFSFDLNGNDIRGTAFPSEITIASPGGDPWGGGNFGTGYGYDFNTGVGYNFGYGYGYGDGTNPLNRSFIITLNTSMMFDGSYTSKTNVYAAGSSLAQGFTSTPFSFTLTPRMINTTVGSFPANTTQDSGIIPSPIGNIQYIVTSNSTTIPVMINVTVSVQAPSGSTDITSFTSGAIPNIYFNISVSNPAWFANISNIQFRGYYNASNIPSTVAESTLRPYRFATNWQRLDCGAGEICAPTIGLTDGAILYAAGVNTTGDYVWANLSRLSTFGIAGTVSVSAPSGGSSGGTGGGGGVVSGEPFANIVKSETHDMDLVSNAPVKYTFTTPEIGIYQVVVTNKESENGISLRAEILKGTSKLVAANPPGTVYKNVNLWIGTQRVNSVLIRFKVDNTWLTNNNVAAGDVKLLKWDGSQWTQLDTAQTTADSASTSYEAKSSTLSIFAISSTKGVAVPGGTAAGATPTAATPGATTPAASPTATATKAPGFEMVTSLAALTVLITVFLRDRKRR
- a CDS encoding DUF116 domain-containing protein, translated to MQLEITQLFSIIGEAVVYFVIFLLAIAVLGSLLIFYSFKTEKFIFPGFMLFSITILETLVKALFRLVGADDSIVDDVGIALKNKISLKKFRNTPINRRMIFLPQCLRAIDCPSKLSPEGMKCIDCGNCEVGKAKKCAEDLGYRVFIVPGSSFIKRLVRKHKPFAVLGVGCMTEVKAGIEMCEKMKLFGVGLVLDKAGCVSTVLDWDRFYEFIEFDDTAISS
- the mfnA gene encoding tyrosine decarboxylase MfnA; translation: MDQKGLPQKEVLSFLDSARQKDTSYDRVLSSMCTRPHQIAVEAHMRFIESNLGDFGLFPGTKELEEKVISIMGSLLGDPNACGYITTGGTESNIQALRAIRNLAKKSHPNVVIPSSAHFSFDKIADLLGIELRKAGLDGEFKVDVNRAESLIDEKTIALVGIAGSTEFGQIDPVDELSDLALSHDIFLHVDAAFGGFVIPFLDKKYDFDFSVGGVTSMTADPHKMGMSTIPAGGLLFKEDACLLPLEIDTPYLTIRAQHSLTGTRSGAAVAAAYAVMTYLGREGYSKIVGRCMKMTRRLVEGVEEFGIKPLIDPVMNIVALDVPNLEEVRKDMRAKGWYTSITRSPKAMRLIMMPHLREDTLEMFITDLGACVNKVT
- a CDS encoding DUF5658 family protein: MSNRIIDDGQSENQSNYLKYVLLFGIVFTALQVSDLTLTQHSLKNPNIRELNPLYDQDWFVPFKLTMVFLIMGTMYRQPGRNQGIAKKAMSGIIIMYLFINLNNLYFVLSV